The genomic interval aagttTTTGCCCTCCCACACTCGCATTGTCTCATGATATGAAGTGACAGTTGCAAGGGCTGATGACTAAATTTAGTGAGAAAGGATAAATTTGGAAAAAGCAACCACACAAACAAAGATCTTtcaccataaaaaaaatcaaataattgaaattaatcaaatgttgttgttttttttattaaacaaattactAAAACCTATATCTTGTAGAGAATGTGTTGCAATAAGAGAGAATTATACTGCCTTATGTTGCATTTGGTAATTTAATTTGTGAAGATTTTTCTAACAAAAGCCTGATTTTTCTAACAAAGTTTAAAGTTGTCTGCTCTTTGAATCGTAACAAGTTTAAAGAAAGCATAACATTTCTCTCTAAAAAAGCACAGTGTAACATGTTTTACAATTACCTGTAAATTACAATCACTTTAAACTGCtgttcatttctgtttcttcatttcatctttttttttttcttcaatttaacataagatatttacaagTGAACATAAGATATATTAATGTAATAtagcataaattaacataagaTATTGTTTAAAGATAAGTCAGAAATATAAGCAAGTCAAATAATCAAAAATGGACCTTGATTACCAGATCTTGATTCCAGGATTACAAGTGAAATTAAGAAAAGGAAAGCATAAAGAAATCATGCTAATTTTACATGGTATGTAATGTAAGATATCTATATTATTCTCCTTCAAGTATAATATCCAGTCTAACAAGTAGTGAGGACAAGATGACTTGAACATAACTGCATATTTAGTGGTCTTTTGTATAAGTATAAACATGCATTAATGATGTAGAGACCACAAGGTCACACAGGGATTATATCATCTTCACTGTGTGGTACGTGGGCAGACAATACATTGGCTTGTAAATGgctaaattaatattttatgaatatgtaTAGTATGAGTCTGTTATGGCATGTTATACAACATGCTGCAATTTCTCGTATGTTGTTCCTCCAGACTGCAGCAGGTGCACTTCAATGTTCCTCTCTGTGAGGGTAAGAGGTATGAGACGATCTTCCTCGAGGGAGACTACTCTTCTTCAGTGCAATTCTTTGTTACTGTGTCTGTGTTAGCATTTCTCTACTCGCTCCTAGCTACAGTAGTCTACATTTTCTACCAGAACAAGTACAGAGAGAAGAACAGAGGTCCTCTAGTCGTgagtgcttttcttttttagaaTTGACAAAATCCTTTACATCAAAATCgcatatttcactttattatgTTATTTTACACATGGACTTGAATAACGTGATCACATGcaaataatagtaattaaaaaaaagtctgtgcaTTTCAGTACCTTATGTGACATGtcaaaaggatttaaaaaatcttttaaaataataataataaaataataaaaatataaaaatcttaaaCACAATTCATATAATTGATGTCATACCTCATCTATACAGTCATATAAGTGATGTCATTTTAAACCACATTGCCCTACATGCAAAAAATTAATATATGATAATAAGCGTATCATGAAAAAGAAACCCTTTGTGAAATAACAAATACTCCTCTGTAAGAGATTTAAGGAAAGTGCCtagcaataaaaatataacgaACAAATAAAGCCTCTTCCAGTGTTTCCACTATCATTTCACAAAAATTTAAATTCCCCACAGGATTGCCTGGTTACTGTGATTTTCTCGGGTCTGTGGCTTGTGAGCTCGATAGCCTGGGCTAAAACTCTCTCCGGAGTGAAGACAGCCATGGATGTGAGTCTGATACAGATGCTAATGTCTGCCTGCAGAGATGAGCAGAACTTGTGTGAGACACTAGAGGAGCCAACCTGGACCAGTCTTAACGTATCAGTGGTATGTGTTTTGAGTCGACAGTATGAATATAAGCAAAGTTTACAGGCAACAGATCTTGAATCTATAGTTCACTATTTTGCAAGCCTTTGCTAAACCCTTGCTAATATCAGAATCAAAAATCTCTGATAGTCTTAAATTGTGTCAGGGACAAACAAGGGATTCTATAGGCATTTTAAGATGTTTAAAGACAGGCTAAAATAATATACGTTGAAAGTATCTTTTATTTGAGTTTAAATAAACTCATTAGATTTTAGAACAAACACCATTAGGCTCTTTGAATATTGCTTTCAATATTTTGGATTGCGCTGTTACAAATTACAAAGCAATATTGTGGCAATTGTATGaaattcaatgttttgaaatatGCCTGTTCCATTGTATCAGGTTTTATATTACTACAAAAATATGACCATCATCAATCAAGAAAACCTCAAAGAAAAGAATAGAAAGTGTGACAAAGCcgattataaattatttaaaacaaatgaactgcATTACTTCTTATCTCACATTTGCTTTATGACTCTGAACTATCTCTTCTTGCCCCCAGGCATTTGGCTTTCTGAATTTCTCCCTGTGGGCTGGTAACATTTGGTTTGCCTACAAAGAAACAGGCTTACACAAGTCCGGTCAGCGCTACCCCTCCAGAACGCCCTCTGAGAAACGCAGCGATAGTTTCAGGCAGTACAGTCAAAGCAGTTTTGACCAATCTGGAACAGGCTTTGGACAGAGGCTCTACAGCCAGCCAAGTTTTGATCTATCAGGTGGAGGACTCAACCTATTGCAGACCAATCTGGGACAGCCTAATGTTTACAGACAGATGGGCAGTCCCACCTCTAGAGGACCACTCATATTTGTCAATGAAAGTCAGTGAGATAAGTGAATGCAGTGTGGTTATACTGTATGAGGGAGATAGTCAGGAGAGAAGAATGAGGAAAATAACAgagaaaagataaaataatCTCTCAGATTCTGAAAAGAGTATGTATTATGaagtgggaaaaaaagacagaaatggaataaatgCAAGACCCTATATTTATGTGTACATTGTATGGTCACTGGCAGAAGAGACAGGAAGTATAAGTGTTTCATTTAGATTAGTTGgtggttttatatttttttgttaatttaattattattaaatgtggtTTAAATATAATGATGTATCATTTGTGAGATTTTTCTCAAAttctaataaaaatattttgtgtattatgttactttaataggaacatctgtaaTGTACTTTAAGTGACTTTGAccttggcatggttgttggtgccagacggatTGGTTTGACTGTTTCAGATTCCGCTCATCTCTTGGGATTTTTATGAACAGCAGTCTATAGAGTTTACAATGAatggtctgaaaaaaaaagaagaaaagaatccAGTGAGGAATATCCTGTAGCTCTCACTATATATAAGGTGGTCAGTGTAAGTGGCTGTATCTAGATGTAACAACATATTCCATCATTTATTTGTGTTCTGCCACTGTAAATGCTGTCTCTGGTATTTCTCCCACGTACATTTTCAATGTTTAATGTATATGTAATGATTGCTTCCTGTACTTTATTGATATTGTTACATTACAGggcttaaaatgaaaataaaaaccacagaAGTTAGGATGTGTCTGAAGATGTTAAATCTGTTAAAAGACTGATCTGAGGGCTGTTTTATTAATGACTCAGTCTGTTCACAGTGTTCCGTGCAGTGCAGAAAGTGTGTCAGAGTCTATGCAAGTGATGCAATCATGTTGTAACTTGCAAAGTTTAATGTTGATCTCTCTAATCTAGCCTTGTCAAAATAGggaataaaaacattacaaaatccATCAACTTGCCATGATTACTGTTatatgaacataaacataagAAGGCTTCAGATCATTTAGGTGTATTTTTTATCACGCATCTTTTGATCTGGGTTTATGTGGCTTTCACCAGAGATCCGTAATGTTGAAATATAAACATAAGATTTAGTCTCTGAATCATTTGTGTTTGTGCAAGTTGCAAGATATCATGCGGAGAATGTATACACCATAACAAGTTTATCTCGAATAAGGATGCAGTACCTTGTAAGGATTACACTATATGGCATTTTTTGCAGCCATCGATGAAGAGATTTTATTGCTTTGctctttcttcattttgttcTGTTCCTTAGTATTGCTTTGGTGCTTTTTTGTATATTCCTTGCGTCTTCCCttgtaaataaatctgtttctTCTTAGCTCCAGATAAAGGGATGGTGAAGATGCTCGTTTTCCTCACGAAGCTTTGTTAATGAGAGGGTATTAGGGTACAATTAAGATCTCTAGGTCTGTCAGAGTCCTGGCCTGTCCTCCTGGCTACAGACTGTTTAGCATTCTCCGACCCACTGCAGTGAAGCTAACTGCCTGCAGGTGCCCAGCCCCAGAAATTGCAGCTTTAGGTAACTATAAGTCTATAGCTGATGCCATTTAGCttataacaggaaatgaaaGGTTACGACTTAAGAACTGTCTTCAGCTGTTAGTAGGGTCCAATTACAGAAcatgaattctctctctctctctcctctctcctctctcctctgtgtgtgtgtgtgtgtgtgagagagagagagagagagagagagagagagagagagagagagcgagaggaaaaaagagaaagggagcCTGTGAGAAATAATTGCAGTGTTCTTAAATAATAAACTGTTGTTCCAAACTGATGATGATATAATCAGCAGTCTATCGATAGGCTTTAGCCATATGTCAAAAAATCGAGTGAGCAAATGTAAATGCTTCCTTCTCTGTATCAAGTAATGTATGAGTCATTGCCACCTTGCCAAGATATGtgcttatttaaattaaatgttttttatgttCAGCTGGAGGAATTGAAAAAATCATTAAATGTGTGTTAGACATTCTCTAAAAAAGACAGGTTTTATTATTTGGGCTGGCAGTTAATTCCAGCAAGGCAGAATTACCATGATGCAGCAAGGAGACCATTCAATTCAGCTACAGAGAGTCGAGTATAAAAGTTAATCCTGGACTCAGCTGAGTGGAGGATAAGACACCATGTTGTTAGTGATTTGCTGGTACAAGTGTATGTAATGGGGAGGTGAGGATGACTTTTCCTTCCCCTCTTCCCACTCCTCATTCTGTTCATCCATCTGTCCCTCCTGGCCCTTTGTCAGTGCTTTTGCTCACAGAGTctcatgaattaaaaaaaaaaaaaaaaaaaaaatacctttatGACAAAGCTTTGAAATTCTACTATTGTGTACTGTAGAATTCTGGGTGGTAAATTTCAGAAATATTTGTAATGTAGCATAGCCCATAACATATCTAAAGCagaataaatatcaaataatcTATatcacacaattattattatctattaaaTATTATCTTATACTATGAAGAGAAGTGTTCCCTGGGTAAATAAATGCCTTGAGAGATGTACTTTAATTTTTATGAATCAGTGGGCAAtaagattatttatttgattggcAGTTATTTGTTAGATGTTAATAAGAAAATAGAAAGTGACTTTAGCATTTGCTGAAGTAGAGGTTGATTAACCACATTCGGTGGAATTCATAATGTTTTAAAGCGCTAGtaacattataaaaaatattaatggaTTGTTGCCTACCATGTACCCAGCCCACGAATATTAAATTATCGAATGATTAGAAATGAGAGACTTTATGGCAGTTATTATGTGGAGAATGAAACATATCATGTCATATGATGTATACTAACATGTATTCAGGTTTATTATGATCTTACATTgtgataaaattaaataaataaataaataaatgcatcatgTAAAATTAGCCTAGGACTTTTAACACAGTTTACAAATGTAGAATACTAAAGAAGACTAATAATAATGGTTTTAGGAAAAAGTAAATCAATTACAGTTCATAATTATGTTACAGGACTTCTGAATAACCTAACATTACCTATATTCCCATTTACAATATCTTGTACTGTATTCCAGTCCTCTAGTTTATCTCTAAAAATCAACTCAGTGTATACAAACTCACATTAATATATTGTAAGCAGGTATTTGACAACACTCATCGCCTTTAATCATGTCATTCATTTAATAAGTGTAAAGTGTGGGCTAGTCCATCAGGAGCATAGGCTCTGGCGTGAATGTTCTCATTTGCTCTTATCAGAGAGATGAAAGCACACTGGCTCTGTCCAACTCCCAGTGTGCTGCTCCTCAGCCTCCAAGCAAACCTCGTAGTGacgtatttttatatttctccaCCAGTGCTAACTATGttcaaatatactgtacatatacatatacatgtacatgaACATGTACATGTGATGTAATATTCAGATAGATGAGCTAACATAAAACCACAACACTGTTCTATATTTCTTAATGATTATTTTGTGGAGCCTGCACAGAAGCAAACAGCTTATGGAATTGACTGCCCTCTGTTGTCCAATCCATTTTTACAGCAACAGCTttgatgtaaaaaatgtaaaaaagctTTGATAATCCATGTTTATCCATTATCTCATTAAGAACCTCTATACAGTACTGTGATCATCTGATGCTGTTGAAAAAACTGGAGTTTACATGACATCTACCTTACAAAGAGAACCTAGTGTATAGGAGGTGATTTGTCAGCGTTTACTCTGCTAATGAACACTATATgtcatttgacatgttttataCTACACACAGGATAAAGATTACATAGACATgcaatatttgatattttatggGCTCAATAGACGGGTGATTATAAACAGGAGCTAAATGTGTTCTCTTTAAAAGACagccaaatgtttttttgtttgtttgtttgtttgttttttggggtggggggattAAATATTGGAACAGAGCTTCGGAAAAGATTACAGCTGaatttgtgtcactgtccaGGTATTTGTAACGATCCGGGATATAATGGAACTGTGCCCACTGGCGTGCTGGGCCACAAAACTGGGACAACAGGAACCCTAGCCATTGCTTCTTGCCAGGCTTGGACTCCATTAGGCTAGAAAAGTATATCTGGCAGTCCCCAAGAAAATAATTCAGGATCACGTGACAAACCATCAAACAGGAAACTACCCTGGCCTAGTTTGGCATGCAACTTCGCAACATCATAGACAGGGGCAGTCTTACAGGCCGCTGCAGCAGCCTGCCCGACCTGACTCATCATCAAGCGGAGAGGCACTCCGCTCTCATTTTACACCACTAACTCACCCTATGCCTACTCACTGTTGCCCCCCCACCCAGAGTTAACGGAAAGTTTCTCTGCCATCGCTAGGGGTCCAGGGTCTGTGACGAGCAACTATTCAACCTCTCAGTTACAGAGTTGGAGAGGTATTACAGACAAAAAGTGACTTCATGACACACTCGAGAGGGGCTACTGTTTTCAGTTCCATCACAGATCCACAGTAAGCACCCAAGTTCGCACAACAGTGGTCCAGGACCCTCATTAGGCCCTTTCCCTATCAGTGATTGTATGAAAGCTGCTGGAGAAGGGTGCAATAAAGCTACTAGACCCCTGGACACACCCCGGAGGATTGCACTTAAAATATTTCCTTGTTTGGAAGAAGGATGGGAGGTTCAGGCCCATCCTGGACATCAGATACTTGAACAAGAGCCTCAAGTATCTTCCGTTCCACATGTTATGAGTGGCAGATGTCCGACATGCTATGGAACCTGGAATGTGGTTCACCTCGGTGGACTTGAAGGATGCATATTTCTATATTCCATTGCCCTGCACCACAGAAGTTTACTTCAGTTCACATTTCAGGACAAGACATATCAGTTCCGAGTCCTACCGTCtggcctctctctttctccccggTTCTTCACACGGTGCATTCAGTTGGCACTGGAACTTCTTTACAGGGAGGTTATGCTGATTCTCTCCCCCCAAGAGCTGACTCACCCCATGCCAGTCTGTGTGCTTCCTGGGTAGAAAGAAGGCCTTGCGGAGACCCTAGCAAGGTTCCAGGTTCATTGTAACCTGCACTATATCGGCTTCCTATGGCTGGTGGGCCTTCTCACGGTGGTCTCATCAGCCATCCAACTA from Ictalurus furcatus strain D&B chromosome 11, Billie_1.0, whole genome shotgun sequence carries:
- the synprb gene encoding synaptoporin b, which gives rise to LTSLLQLFAVCAFATCGGYSGQIMVKVECMDKTQRNISINFGYPFRLQQVHFNVPLCEGKRYETIFLEGDYSSSVQFFVTVSVLAFLYSLLATVVYIFYQNKYREKNRGPLVDCLVTVIFSGLWLVSSIAWAKTLSGVKTAMDVSLIQMLMSACRDEQNLCETLEEPTWTSLNVSVAFGFLNFSLWAGNIWFAYKETGLHKSGQRYPSRTPSEKRSDSFRQYSQSSFDQSGTGFGQRLYSQPSFDLSGGGLNLLQTNLGQPNVYRQMGSPTSRGPLIFVNESQ